The Devosia yakushimensis genome has a segment encoding these proteins:
- a CDS encoding serine hydrolase domain-containing protein, translating to MRPLASLVDLAGFAAGNPVTVARCTASGIIEDFVTGTWPDGRAVVASDRFYGASLAKQLTGAAAAILVRDGRLDPDQPVTRHLSDLPPWAADITPRHLAHHLAGLPAAGALEAQASGDWTEDFVSTALAALPRLVTPPGTSYAYSNLGYILLARLVERIAGEPFAAFVNARLLAPLGIAGMAFVRDIPAYPQVAHMGPCLPLTQGDGGLWTTSRAFALWLRQQNQDALGIAGIVEAPGQLANGMTAPYGWGLGLRTHHTQRLLIHGGEWTGAVAKAVRCPARGIAVVAMAANCPFQTLDRLVEMVLNEAW from the coding sequence CGGGCTTTGCCGCGGGCAATCCGGTCACTGTGGCGCGCTGCACCGCGTCCGGCATTATCGAGGATTTTGTCACCGGCACTTGGCCGGATGGCCGGGCGGTCGTGGCGTCCGACCGCTTCTATGGTGCCAGCCTTGCCAAGCAACTCACCGGGGCAGCGGCCGCAATCCTCGTCCGCGACGGGCGGCTTGATCCGGATCAGCCGGTGACGCGCCATTTGAGCGATCTGCCGCCTTGGGCCGCAGATATTACGCCGCGTCACCTTGCCCATCACCTTGCCGGCCTGCCTGCCGCCGGTGCGTTGGAAGCGCAGGCGTCAGGCGATTGGACCGAGGATTTTGTTTCCACGGCGCTGGCTGCCCTGCCGCGTTTGGTAACGCCACCCGGCACCAGCTATGCCTATTCAAATCTGGGCTATATTCTGCTCGCCCGGCTCGTGGAGCGCATTGCCGGCGAGCCATTCGCCGCCTTCGTCAATGCCCGCCTGCTTGCGCCGCTGGGCATTGCGGGCATGGCTTTTGTGCGGGATATCCCAGCCTATCCGCAGGTCGCTCATATGGGGCCGTGCCTGCCTCTGACGCAGGGCGATGGCGGGCTCTGGACAACCAGCCGCGCCTTTGCCCTGTGGCTGCGTCAGCAGAACCAGGACGCGCTGGGCATTGCCGGCATTGTCGAGGCTCCAGGGCAACTCGCCAATGGCATGACTGCGCCCTATGGCTGGGGTCTGGGCCTGCGGACCCATCACACCCAGCGCCTGCTCATTCATGGCGGCGAATGGACCGGCGCTGTCGCCAAGGCCGTGCGTTGCCCCGCCCGCGGCATCGCCGTCGTCGCCATGGCGGCCAATTGCCCGTTCCAGACGCTGGATCGCCTGGTCGAAATGGTGTTGAACGAGGCTTGGTGA
- a CDS encoding helix-turn-helix transcriptional regulator, whose amino-acid sequence MDKTERLFAVMDALRRHRRPVTAAALAEEQGVSVRTLYRDVQTLIGLGAPIDGEAGVGYMLKPGFFLPPLMFTPEELEALVLGARWVGAQPDDGLGAAAQNALAKIATASPEDLRDRINDTGLWPVAVWSARAPTPMPVLGQVRLAMRTEKALQIAYEDESGRASERAIWPVQLAYYEGKQVIAAWCCLRQAFRNFRTDRIVSLDITDDRYGKRRVILEREWREVLAAERRGE is encoded by the coding sequence ATGGACAAAACCGAGCGGCTCTTTGCGGTCATGGACGCGCTCAGGCGGCATCGCCGGCCGGTTACGGCGGCGGCTCTGGCCGAGGAACAGGGCGTTTCCGTCCGCACGCTCTATCGCGATGTGCAAACCCTTATCGGGCTGGGCGCGCCCATCGATGGGGAAGCGGGGGTGGGCTATATGCTGAAACCTGGCTTCTTCCTGCCCCCGCTGATGTTTACACCCGAGGAGCTCGAAGCTCTCGTTCTGGGGGCGCGCTGGGTGGGGGCGCAGCCCGATGACGGGCTGGGGGCGGCAGCGCAAAACGCCCTGGCAAAAATTGCAACCGCCTCGCCCGAAGACCTGCGCGACCGCATCAACGATACCGGGCTGTGGCCAGTGGCGGTGTGGAGCGCAAGGGCCCCAACGCCCATGCCCGTATTGGGCCAGGTGCGGCTGGCCATGCGCACGGAAAAGGCGCTGCAAATTGCCTATGAAGATGAAAGTGGCCGCGCCAGCGAGCGCGCCATCTGGCCGGTGCAGCTGGCCTATTATGAAGGCAAGCAGGTCATTGCCGCCTGGTGCTGCCTGCGCCAGGCCTTCCGCAATTTCCGCACCGACCGTATCGTCTCGCTTGATATTACCGATGATCGCTATGGCAAGCGCCGGGTTATCCTCGAACGCGAATGGCGGGAAGTGCTGGCGGCGGAACGGCGGGGCGAATAG
- a CDS encoding epoxide hydrolase family protein: protein MAPFTIAVSDADIADLKARLAQTRFPQALPDAGWDDGIDEAFLRSFIAYWREDYDWRAAEARLNGFSQFTEVIEGELVHFVHVRGRGETNVPILLANGWPSNFVELLPLVPLLTEPVDGVGFDVVIPSLPGYGFSGKPSRPGMNLTRVAPLWAELMSRLGYPKFLVSGSDMGAGAVMALVRDFPERLIGAHYINVYFGFPKPDDLSPEEQAYIQRGNYWAFAEGAYAMIQGTKPATLAVGLNDSPAGLAAWILEKFRTWSDNGGDISNAFDFEDLATILSVYWFTQTIGSSVRLYKEAFADAELPKKPARHNVPHAILLPPADNPAPRAWGERNLWNIVRWTELSQGGHFPALEVPEAMAHDIRAFYGQIA, encoded by the coding sequence ATGGCCCCCTTCACGATTGCCGTTTCCGATGCCGATATTGCCGATCTCAAGGCGCGGCTGGCGCAGACTCGATTTCCCCAGGCCCTGCCGGATGCCGGTTGGGACGATGGGATAGACGAGGCGTTCCTGCGCAGCTTCATTGCCTATTGGCGCGAGGACTACGACTGGCGGGCCGCCGAGGCGCGGCTCAATGGCTTTTCCCAGTTTACCGAGGTCATCGAGGGCGAGCTGGTGCATTTCGTCCATGTACGCGGGCGGGGCGAGACCAATGTGCCGATCCTCCTGGCCAATGGCTGGCCGAGCAATTTCGTCGAATTGCTGCCGCTGGTGCCGCTGCTGACCGAGCCGGTCGATGGCGTTGGTTTCGATGTCGTGATCCCCTCGCTGCCGGGCTATGGTTTTTCCGGCAAGCCCAGCCGGCCGGGCATGAACCTTACCCGCGTTGCCCCGCTCTGGGCCGAGCTGATGAGCCGGCTGGGCTATCCGAAATTTCTCGTTTCCGGCTCCGACATGGGGGCAGGCGCCGTCATGGCGCTGGTGCGCGATTTCCCCGAGCGCCTGATCGGGGCCCATTACATCAATGTCTATTTCGGCTTCCCCAAGCCCGACGACCTGTCTCCGGAAGAACAGGCCTATATCCAGCGCGGCAATTACTGGGCCTTTGCCGAAGGCGCCTATGCGATGATCCAGGGCACCAAGCCGGCGACATTGGCGGTGGGCCTGAACGATTCCCCGGCGGGGCTGGCGGCCTGGATTCTCGAAAAATTCCGCACCTGGTCGGACAATGGCGGCGATATCAGCAATGCCTTCGACTTCGAAGACCTGGCGACGATCCTTTCGGTCTATTGGTTCACCCAGACCATCGGTTCGTCGGTGCGGCTCTATAAGGAGGCCTTTGCCGATGCCGAATTGCCCAAGAAGCCGGCCAGGCATAATGTGCCCCATGCCATTCTCCTGCCGCCCGCCGACAATCCGGCGCCGCGCGCCTGGGGCGAACGCAATCTCTGGAATATCGTGCGCTGGACCGAGCTGAGCCAGGGGGGCCATTTCCCGGCCCTCGAAGTACCCGAGGCCATGGCCCACGACATCCGCGCGTTTTATGGCCAGATCGCCTAG
- a CDS encoding phosphodiester glycosidase family protein — protein MSKISTSLLLAFSLGAAIVPQAWAWTLPEAELPLGSAGLQEERSTEDVVPGVQHVHILRGGTAESQFWTIEIGFAATDAAAQNLEEKLVAAGLEPRRDPSTFSLDGKPLGHMIRSGQFATAAEAADGMAALVAAGLKPALRFTGEDGGAAQGPFVVDILAIDPSRFEGSVQAALAADAVAGRETTSSIAQRLDAIAAVNGGYFVVNETGGTPGDPAGISVIDGQVVSEAVNGRPALRLGTQFGILPDMRSDIALSFAGGATLTADGLNRQPGLITNCGNPGDTPLETPAHDLTCTDADEIVIFTPAFGAPLPSGPGFQARFAADGALIAATPALGGPVPAEGFVVQTTGSQAEALAEAAKSGAAASFDIAVSSAGETVSLGEGDYLVNGGPTLVAAGVAVAKGPTPEGWSPDMIGETDRNSFFNGWFVRRNPRTAAGVTADGWLLLVTVDGRRPEHSLGASIPEMGALLAALGAKDAINLDGGGSTAMVIGQKLIGVPSDATGERPDADAIVLLGTK, from the coding sequence ATGTCCAAGATTTCCACCTCTCTGTTACTCGCCTTTTCGCTCGGCGCCGCGATAGTGCCGCAAGCCTGGGCCTGGACGCTGCCCGAAGCCGAGCTGCCGCTGGGCAGCGCCGGCCTGCAGGAAGAGCGCAGCACAGAGGATGTGGTGCCCGGCGTGCAGCATGTTCATATCCTGCGCGGCGGCACGGCCGAGAGCCAGTTCTGGACCATCGAGATCGGCTTTGCCGCTACCGATGCGGCCGCCCAGAATCTGGAAGAAAAGCTCGTGGCTGCCGGGCTGGAGCCGCGCCGCGACCCCAGCACCTTTTCGCTCGACGGCAAGCCGCTGGGTCACATGATCCGCTCCGGCCAATTCGCGACCGCTGCCGAGGCCGCCGACGGCATGGCCGCCCTGGTGGCCGCGGGGCTCAAGCCGGCGCTGCGTTTTACCGGCGAAGATGGCGGGGCGGCGCAGGGACCCTTCGTCGTCGATATCCTGGCGATTGACCCAAGCCGGTTCGAGGGTTCGGTGCAGGCGGCCCTGGCGGCCGATGCCGTGGCCGGCCGGGAGACCACCTCCTCGATTGCCCAGCGATTGGACGCCATCGCAGCGGTTAATGGCGGCTATTTCGTTGTCAACGAAACCGGTGGCACGCCCGGCGATCCAGCCGGCATCAGCGTCATCGATGGCCAGGTGGTCAGCGAGGCGGTCAATGGTCGGCCGGCGCTGCGCCTGGGCACGCAGTTCGGCATCCTGCCCGATATGCGCAGCGACATCGCGCTGAGCTTTGCCGGTGGCGCGACCCTTACGGCCGATGGACTCAATCGCCAGCCCGGCCTTATCACCAATTGCGGCAATCCGGGCGACACGCCGCTCGAGACCCCGGCGCATGATTTGACCTGCACCGATGCCGACGAGATCGTGATCTTCACCCCGGCCTTTGGCGCGCCCTTGCCCAGTGGCCCGGGCTTTCAGGCCCGGTTCGCCGCTGACGGCGCGCTGATCGCGGCTACCCCGGCGCTGGGCGGACCGGTGCCGGCTGAGGGCTTTGTGGTCCAGACCACCGGTAGCCAGGCCGAGGCGCTGGCGGAGGCGGCCAAGAGCGGGGCAGCTGCGAGTTTCGACATTGCCGTCAGCAGCGCCGGCGAGACGGTATCGCTGGGTGAGGGCGACTATCTGGTCAATGGCGGCCCGACCCTGGTGGCGGCCGGCGTTGCGGTCGCCAAGGGTCCAACGCCCGAAGGCTGGTCGCCCGACATGATCGGGGAAACCGATCGCAACAGCTTTTTCAATGGCTGGTTCGTGCGCCGCAATCCGCGCACCGCGGCCGGCGTCACTGCCGATGGCTGGCTGCTGCTGGTCACTGTCGATGGCCGCAGGCCCGAACATAGCCTGGGCGCCAGCATTCCCGAAATGGGCGCATTGCTCGCGGCGCTGGGCGCCAAGGATGCGATCAATCTCGATGGCGGCGGCTCGACCGCCATGGTCATCGGCCAGAAGCTGATCGGCGTGCCTTCGGACGCCACCGGGGAGCGCCCCGACGCCGATGCCATCGTGCTGCTCGGCACCAAATAG
- a CDS encoding NUDIX domain-containing protein — protein sequence MAHRISAGALVLREEKILLVRHHRTGRHDFWVGPGGGVEGGETLEATAERETLEESGVTIKVRRLAYLDELWSDTEIDVTANPAESESIIEANWFARDQLPSGHLFPEPLRDRFWSDLQTGFAAPIKLPLRRLHF from the coding sequence GTGGCCCACCGCATTTCCGCCGGCGCCTTGGTGCTGCGCGAGGAGAAAATTCTGCTGGTGCGTCATCACCGGACGGGTCGCCATGATTTCTGGGTCGGCCCAGGTGGTGGCGTCGAAGGCGGCGAAACGCTGGAAGCTACAGCAGAACGCGAAACGCTGGAGGAAAGCGGCGTGACCATAAAGGTCCGACGCCTAGCCTATCTTGACGAATTGTGGAGCGACACCGAAATCGACGTGACGGCCAATCCCGCCGAAAGCGAATCCATCATCGAAGCCAATTGGTTTGCCCGCGATCAATTACCTTCCGGCCACCTCTTCCCAGAGCCATTGCGCGATCGCTTCTGGTCAGACCTGCAAACCGGCTTCGCTGCCCCCATCAAGCTGCCGCTGCGCCGGCTGCATTTTTAG
- a CDS encoding tetratricopeptide repeat protein, whose amino-acid sequence MRGRILVIVLAVLSAPARAIDISTGDTLDDARRLVEGEKWLSAQMVLQRLVTADPDDADSLNLLAYTLRHTGDLAGAERFYLRALAIEPGHLGANEYLGELYIETGARDKAADRLAVIETVCGLDCEEYRELKAALDAAP is encoded by the coding sequence ATGCGCGGCCGTATCCTTGTCATTGTCTTAGCAGTGCTGTCGGCGCCTGCCCGGGCGATCGACATCAGCACGGGCGACACGCTTGATGACGCGCGTCGCCTCGTCGAAGGTGAAAAGTGGCTTAGCGCCCAAATGGTGCTGCAACGGCTGGTGACCGCCGATCCCGACGATGCCGATAGCCTCAACCTGCTGGCCTATACATTGCGTCACACCGGGGACCTGGCCGGTGCCGAGCGATTTTATCTGCGGGCGCTTGCAATCGAGCCCGGTCACCTTGGCGCCAATGAATATCTCGGCGAGCTCTATATTGAGACCGGGGCGCGGGACAAGGCGGCCGACCGCCTGGCCGTCATCGAGACGGTTTGCGGCCTGGACTGCGAAGAATATCGCGAACTCAAGGCCGCCCTCGACGCCGCGCCCTAA
- a CDS encoding YifB family Mg chelatase-like AAA ATPase, protein MVTRVATVAFQGIEAVPVDVQVQIAPGMPKFLMVGLPDKAVKEASERVYAAMIASGLGLPPKRITVNLAPADLPKEGSHYDLPIALGLMAAIGAIPQDALDNYLVLGELGLDGRLAPVSGVLPAAIAAQGRDLGIICPAPSGPEAAWAGEGIDIVAAESLLALVNHLTGRQLAARPQPRKYLPNGALPDLAEVRGQQVARRALEVAAAGGHNMLMIGPPGAGKSMLAARLPSILPPLNPRELLDISMIQSIAGELAGGAISDRRPFRAPHHSASMAALVGGGLRVRPGEVSLAHNGVLFLDELPEFSPQVLDSLRQPLESGETVIARANARVSYPSRVQLIAAMNPCKCGMAGTPGHTCKRGAACAGDYQARVSGPFLDRIDIRIDVPAVTAADMIAPAAAAESSTTIARRVAIARERQRQRFLEHGAPEIFTNAAAGPTLIEKLVNPDKESQNLLLQAAERFNLSARAYHRVLKVARTLADLAGTDRVARPHIAEALSYRVNMGLA, encoded by the coding sequence ATGGTCACTCGCGTTGCGACCGTGGCGTTTCAGGGCATCGAAGCGGTGCCGGTCGATGTGCAGGTGCAGATCGCGCCGGGCATGCCGAAATTCCTGATGGTGGGCTTGCCCGACAAGGCGGTCAAGGAGGCGAGCGAACGCGTCTATGCCGCCATGATTGCCTCGGGGCTGGGCCTGCCGCCCAAGCGCATTACCGTCAATCTTGCTCCGGCCGATCTGCCCAAGGAGGGCAGCCATTACGATCTGCCCATCGCCCTGGGCCTGATGGCGGCCATCGGGGCCATCCCGCAGGATGCGCTCGACAATTATCTCGTATTGGGCGAGTTGGGGCTGGATGGACGCCTTGCCCCGGTCAGCGGCGTGCTGCCGGCGGCCATTGCCGCCCAGGGGCGGGATCTGGGCATTATCTGTCCGGCTCCTTCGGGGCCCGAGGCGGCCTGGGCCGGCGAGGGTATCGATATCGTCGCCGCCGAGAGCCTTCTGGCGCTGGTCAATCACCTGACCGGCCGCCAGCTTGCCGCCCGGCCGCAGCCCCGCAAATACCTGCCGAACGGAGCGCTGCCCGATCTGGCCGAAGTGCGCGGCCAACAGGTGGCGCGGCGGGCGCTCGAAGTGGCGGCGGCCGGCGGGCATAACATGCTGATGATCGGTCCGCCCGGCGCCGGCAAATCCATGCTGGCGGCGCGGCTGCCTTCGATCCTGCCGCCGCTCAATCCACGCGAATTGCTCGATATTTCGATGATCCAGTCCATTGCCGGCGAATTGGCTGGCGGCGCTATTTCCGACCGGCGGCCGTTCCGCGCGCCACACCATTCCGCCTCCATGGCGGCTTTGGTCGGCGGCGGCCTGCGGGTGCGGCCCGGCGAGGTGAGCCTGGCGCATAATGGCGTGCTGTTTCTCGACGAATTGCCCGAATTCTCACCCCAGGTGCTCGATAGCTTGCGCCAGCCGCTCGAAAGCGGGGAAACCGTCATTGCCCGGGCCAATGCCCGCGTCAGCTATCCCAGCCGGGTGCAGCTGATCGCGGCGATGAATCCCTGCAAATGCGGCATGGCCGGCACGCCCGGCCACACCTGCAAGCGCGGCGCCGCCTGCGCGGGCGATTACCAGGCCCGCGTTTCCGGCCCCTTCCTCGATCGCATCGATATCCGCATCGATGTGCCCGCCGTCACCGCCGCCGATATGATCGCCCCGGCCGCGGCCGCAGAAAGTTCCACGACCATCGCCCGGCGCGTCGCCATTGCGCGGGAACGGCAACGCCAGCGCTTCCTCGAGCATGGTGCGCCCGAAATCTTCACCAATGCCGCGGCCGGGCCGACGCTGATCGAAAAACTGGTCAACCCGGACAAGGAGAGCCAGAACCTGCTCCTGCAGGCCGCCGAAAGGTTCAATCTCTCCGCCCGCGCCTATCATCGTGTGCTCAAGGTGGCGCGTACCCTGGCCGATCTAGCCGGGACCGATCGGGTGGCGCGCCCCCATATCGCCGAGGCGCTGAGCTATCGCGTCAATATGGGGTTGGCATAG
- a CDS encoding glycoside hydrolase family 25 protein: MTASRPFFSISALTKASLAAALVFILAACSTGGGLYGAIPGDNRPHKGVDRARNMPIQGIDVARYQENVDFPAAFGAGIHFVFMKATEGKDYIDPNFRVNWERARQSGMPRGAYHFMTWCSLASEQAAWFVANVPNDPDALPPVLDLEWNNHSSCRNKPSRADALEKIRLMLDVMERHTGKLPIIYTDMNFHRDILEGEYFPNAFWLRSTAAEPHERYKNRTWTFWQWTQTGVVRGVRGEVDRNAFYGNQNDWLTFLSTGCDPRAIAALLPTGRCGFAK; this comes from the coding sequence ATGACCGCCAGCCGGCCATTCTTTTCCATTTCCGCCCTGACCAAGGCGAGCCTTGCCGCCGCATTGGTGTTCATTCTGGCGGCCTGTTCGACGGGCGGTGGGCTTTACGGCGCCATTCCGGGCGATAACCGGCCGCATAAGGGGGTCGACCGGGCCCGCAATATGCCGATCCAGGGGATCGACGTGGCCCGCTATCAGGAGAATGTGGATTTTCCCGCGGCGTTCGGCGCCGGTATCCACTTCGTCTTCATGAAGGCGACCGAGGGCAAGGACTATATCGACCCCAATTTCCGGGTGAACTGGGAACGCGCGCGCCAATCGGGCATGCCGCGCGGCGCCTATCACTTCATGACCTGGTGCTCGCTGGCGTCCGAACAGGCGGCCTGGTTCGTGGCCAATGTACCCAACGACCCCGATGCGCTACCGCCGGTGCTCGATCTCGAATGGAACAATCATTCGAGCTGCAGGAACAAGCCCAGCCGCGCCGATGCGCTGGAAAAGATCCGGCTGATGCTGGACGTGATGGAACGCCATACCGGCAAGCTGCCCATCATCTATACCGACATGAATTTCCACCGCGATATTCTGGAAGGCGAATATTTCCCCAATGCCTTCTGGCTGCGCTCCACGGCCGCCGAGCCGCATGAGCGCTACAAGAACCGCACCTGGACCTTCTGGCAGTGGACGCAGACCGGGGTGGTGCGCGGCGTGCGCGGGGAAGTGGACCGCAATGCCTTTTACGGCAACCAGAATGACTGGCTGACGTTCCTCTCGACCGGATGCGATCCGCGGGCCATTGCCGCACTATTGCCGACCGGGCGATGCGGTTTTGCCAAGTAG
- a CDS encoding DUF1294 domain-containing protein, translated as MRETGQLVDWNDERGFGFIRDARGERYFVHIKSIERITTRPFAGDRVNFEKGVDPQGRPRAIKVRILGANPAPSRQVRLREEPVANPRPFDMRPWLALVLTALLGYDLAMAAAPAWLGLAYLVMGALSFGLYAADKRYAQAGQWRIAEVTLHGVDLGFGIIGGLLGQSRLRHKTAKPGFALLTWCLACVQLLWLAGIAAGRITPEDLAVVANLFN; from the coding sequence ATGCGCGAAACCGGACAATTGGTCGATTGGAATGACGAGCGCGGCTTCGGCTTCATTCGCGATGCGCGCGGCGAACGCTATTTCGTGCATATCAAATCCATAGAGCGCATTACCACACGCCCCTTTGCGGGCGATCGGGTCAATTTTGAAAAAGGCGTCGATCCGCAGGGCCGCCCGCGCGCAATCAAGGTGCGGATTCTTGGCGCCAACCCTGCCCCATCGCGACAGGTTCGGCTGCGCGAGGAGCCGGTGGCTAACCCGCGGCCCTTCGATATGCGGCCCTGGCTGGCTTTGGTGCTGACCGCACTGCTTGGCTATGATCTCGCCATGGCCGCCGCGCCGGCCTGGCTGGGTCTGGCCTATCTGGTCATGGGCGCCCTGTCCTTCGGGCTATATGCAGCCGACAAACGCTATGCCCAGGCCGGGCAATGGCGCATTGCCGAGGTGACGCTTCACGGGGTCGATCTCGGCTTCGGCATTATTGGCGGCCTTTTGGGGCAAAGCCGGCTGCGGCACAAGACGGCCAAGCCCGGCTTTGCCCTGCTGACCTGGTGCCTGGCCTGTGTGCAACTGCTCTGGCTGGCGGGTATTGCGGCAGGCCGCATCACGCCGGAGGATCTGGCCGTCGTGGCCAATCTGTTCAATTAA
- the cfa gene encoding cyclopropane fatty acyl phospholipid synthase, translated as MSNTAKRFVQTQLARTEVEIGGERPWDVQVHNESLYGRVLSQGTLGLGESYMDGWWDAEALDQFLFKLITANIQDNFPKDLALIGSVLKGKLLNLQRLRVTEVGEKHYDIGNDLYAAMLDKRMIYSCGYWHNANTLEAAQEAKLDLICRKVGLEPGMRILDIGSGWGGFLQFAAERYGVSGIGVTVSKEQAALANERTAHLPVETKLLDYQALDGQFDRIISIGMFEHVGYKNYRAYFEKAAHLLAPGGLMLLHTIGGHNSTSHGDPWSEKYIFPNGMLPSIAQVGKAIEGLFVMEDWHNFGADYDRTLMAWHERFVAAWPRLKDQYDERFYRMWRYYLNVFAALFRARNISLWQVVLSPQGVPGGYTSVR; from the coding sequence ATGTCCAATACCGCGAAGCGTTTCGTTCAAACCCAATTGGCCCGCACAGAGGTTGAGATCGGGGGCGAAAGACCCTGGGACGTGCAGGTGCATAATGAGAGCCTCTATGGCCGGGTGCTCAGCCAGGGCACTCTGGGCCTGGGCGAGAGCTATATGGATGGCTGGTGGGATGCCGAAGCGCTCGACCAGTTCCTGTTCAAGCTCATCACCGCCAATATCCAGGACAATTTCCCCAAGGACCTGGCCCTGATCGGCAGCGTGCTCAAGGGCAAGCTGCTCAACCTGCAGCGGCTGCGCGTTACCGAGGTGGGCGAGAAGCACTACGATATCGGCAACGATCTCTACGCCGCCATGCTCGACAAACGCATGATCTATTCCTGCGGCTATTGGCACAATGCCAATACGCTCGAGGCCGCACAGGAAGCCAAGCTTGACCTGATCTGCCGCAAGGTGGGGCTCGAGCCCGGCATGCGCATTCTCGATATCGGCTCGGGCTGGGGCGGGTTCCTGCAATTTGCGGCCGAGCGCTATGGCGTTTCGGGCATTGGCGTCACCGTCTCCAAGGAACAGGCCGCCCTTGCCAATGAGCGCACGGCGCATCTGCCGGTCGAGACGAAACTGCTCGATTATCAGGCGCTGGACGGGCAATTCGATCGCATCATCTCGATCGGCATGTTCGAGCATGTCGGCTACAAGAATTATCGCGCCTATTTTGAAAAGGCGGCACACCTCCTGGCGCCGGGCGGACTGATGCTGCTGCACACGATCGGCGGGCACAACTCGACCAGCCATGGCGATCCCTGGAGCGAAAAATACATTTTCCCCAATGGCATGCTGCCCTCCATCGCCCAGGTAGGCAAAGCCATAGAGGGTCTGTTCGTGATGGAGGACTGGCACAATTTCGGCGCCGATTACGACAGGACGCTGATGGCCTGGCATGAGCGGTTCGTCGCCGCCTGGCCGCGGCTGAAAGACCAGTATGACGAGCGCTTCTACCGGATGTGGCGCTATTATCTCAATGTCTTCGCCGCCCTGTTCCGGGCGCGCAATATCAGCCTCTGGCAGGTGGTGCTGTCGCCGCAGGGGGTGCCGGGCGGCTATACGAGCGTGCGCTGA
- a CDS encoding MarC family protein, which produces MPTTTFFVAFATLFATVGVADIAFIFAALTKHNTAKQRFAFATRGVVIAGVILLLFGVLGSAILEIFGITIPALRTAGGLLLFLIAIDMVFARHSGGTGTTDEEEVEARQREDIAVFPLAMPLLAGPGAISAVILLTTGASTNLEFWAVLVAVVVILFLAWLTLLVAIPIQRVLGVTGLAVVSRVVGILLAALAVQFVFDGVKASGLLGG; this is translated from the coding sequence ATGCCCACCACGACATTCTTCGTCGCCTTCGCGACCCTGTTTGCTACTGTGGGCGTGGCCGATATCGCGTTCATTTTCGCCGCGCTCACCAAGCACAATACGGCTAAGCAGCGCTTTGCCTTCGCCACCCGCGGCGTTGTTATTGCCGGGGTGATCCTGTTGCTGTTCGGAGTTCTGGGCAGCGCTATTCTCGAAATTTTCGGCATTACCATTCCGGCGCTGCGCACGGCGGGCGGGCTGCTGCTCTTCCTGATTGCCATCGACATGGTCTTTGCCCGCCATTCGGGTGGCACCGGCACGACCGATGAAGAAGAGGTCGAAGCCCGGCAACGCGAGGATATTGCCGTCTTCCCGCTGGCCATGCCGCTGCTGGCCGGTCCCGGCGCCATCAGCGCGGTGATCCTGCTCACCACCGGCGCCAGTACCAATCTCGAATTCTGGGCAGTGCTGGTTGCCGTCGTCGTGATTCTCTTCCTTGCCTGGCTGACCCTGCTGGTCGCCATCCCCATCCAGCGCGTGCTTGGGGTTACCGGGCTCGCCGTGGTGTCGCGCGTGGTCGGCATTCTCCTGGCGGCGCTGGCGGTGCAATTCGTCTTCGACGGCGTCAAGGCCAGCGGCCTGCTGGGCGGCTAG